From a region of the Rathayibacter sp. VKM Ac-2804 genome:
- a CDS encoding helix-turn-helix domain-containing protein, with the protein MTNPWLALPGSGRRRPLVEASWERARRHRLDPERLTAPLSFSSDELREYRMGHPLASVLPVIRRLLVRDADEDSGVLVAVGDALGRLLWIDGDQALKSSAERMLFVEGAAWAEPDVGTSAPGTALVLDHGVQIHGAEHFASLVHPWSCTAVPIHDPETHEILGVIDITGGAEVVAPQTLPLMEATAAAVESQLMVQRLQRPRRAHPRPAAARAPSLRVLGRETGVVTADGVELELSTRHAEILTLLAWHRAGLSAEVLAQLLYGREDAVVTVRAEMVRLRRILEPRLPRLVPLSRPYRLASPVDLDARQVVGLLDRGAHRLALDAYAGAPLPGSEAPGVRAIADELRARVRATVLTSAAAETLLAYAHGPDGHDDVEVWAELLRILPRRSPRRAGIVAHLEELEAEQR; encoded by the coding sequence ATGACCAACCCCTGGCTCGCCCTGCCCGGCAGCGGTCGCCGCCGCCCGCTGGTCGAGGCGTCCTGGGAGCGGGCGCGCCGCCACCGCCTCGACCCCGAGCGGCTCACCGCCCCGCTGTCGTTCTCGAGCGACGAGCTGCGCGAGTACCGGATGGGCCACCCGCTCGCCTCGGTGCTGCCCGTCATCCGGCGCCTCCTCGTCCGCGACGCCGATGAGGACAGCGGCGTTCTCGTCGCCGTCGGCGACGCGCTGGGGCGGCTGCTCTGGATCGACGGCGATCAGGCGCTGAAGAGCTCCGCCGAGCGGATGCTCTTCGTCGAGGGCGCGGCCTGGGCCGAGCCCGACGTCGGCACCTCCGCCCCCGGGACCGCCCTCGTGCTCGACCACGGCGTGCAGATCCACGGCGCCGAGCACTTCGCCTCCCTCGTCCACCCGTGGAGCTGCACCGCGGTGCCGATCCACGACCCCGAGACGCACGAGATCCTCGGCGTCATCGACATCACCGGCGGCGCGGAGGTCGTCGCCCCGCAGACCCTGCCGCTGATGGAGGCGACCGCGGCGGCCGTCGAGAGCCAGCTGATGGTGCAGCGGCTGCAGCGCCCGCGCCGCGCGCACCCGCGGCCCGCGGCCGCCCGCGCGCCGAGCCTGCGCGTCCTCGGCCGCGAGACCGGGGTCGTCACCGCCGACGGCGTCGAGCTCGAGCTCTCCACCCGGCACGCCGAGATCCTCACCCTCCTCGCCTGGCACCGAGCGGGGCTGTCCGCCGAGGTGCTCGCCCAGCTGCTCTACGGGCGGGAGGACGCCGTGGTCACCGTGCGTGCCGAGATGGTGCGCCTGCGCCGGATCCTCGAGCCGCGCCTCCCGCGGCTGGTCCCGCTCTCGCGTCCGTACCGCCTCGCCAGCCCGGTCGACCTCGACGCGCGCCAGGTGGTCGGCCTGCTCGACCGCGGCGCGCACCGGCTGGCCCTCGACGCCTACGCGGGCGCCCCGCTGCCCGGCTCCGAGGCGCCGGGTGTCCGCGCCATCGCCGACGAGCTGCGCGCCCGCGTGCGCGCCACCGTGCTCACCAGCGCCGCCGCCGAGACGCTGCTCGCCTACGCGCACGGACCCGACGGCCACGACGACGTGGAGGTCTGGGCCGAGCTGCTGCGGATCCTGCCGCGGCGCTCGCCCCGCCGCGCCGGCATCGTCGCGCACCTCGAGGAGCTCGAGGCCGAGCAGCGCTGA
- a CDS encoding EamA family transporter, with amino-acid sequence MGSRGSAIGAIVLAAVCFGTTGTAQSLGAEGVDPLLLGAARIVLGGALLAALLGVETARAPRRPRRRLRVSTVLLVLLGAAGVAAYQPAFFTGTAQNGVAVGTIVALGSAPAFTGLLEWLVLRTAPSPRWFVSTALAAVGVVLLAGLLTGGGASGVSALGLAGSAGAGASYALYAVCGKLLLERGFSPVAAMGAQFGTAALLALPVLLVGGPASLAGSVPAVLWLGVVTVAVAYTFFARGLRLLPAATVSTLTLVEPATATLLGVALLGERLTAEAVVGVAVLMLAVLLLALPARRGRGVARRASASSPAPEAPSSLAE; translated from the coding sequence ATGGGGTCACGCGGCTCCGCCATCGGCGCGATCGTCCTCGCCGCGGTCTGCTTCGGCACCACCGGGACCGCGCAGTCGCTCGGTGCGGAGGGCGTCGATCCGCTGCTGCTCGGCGCCGCCCGGATCGTGCTCGGCGGAGCGCTGCTGGCCGCCCTGCTCGGGGTCGAGACGGCACGCGCTCCCCGCCGCCCCCGGCGCCGCCTGCGCGTCTCGACGGTGCTGCTCGTCCTCCTCGGCGCGGCCGGCGTCGCCGCCTACCAGCCCGCCTTCTTCACCGGCACCGCCCAGAACGGCGTCGCGGTCGGCACGATCGTCGCGCTCGGCTCCGCCCCCGCCTTCACCGGGCTGCTCGAGTGGCTCGTGCTGCGCACCGCCCCGAGTCCGCGCTGGTTCGTCTCGACGGCGCTCGCCGCGGTCGGCGTCGTGCTGCTCGCGGGGCTGCTCACCGGCGGCGGAGCGAGCGGAGTGTCGGCACTCGGTCTCGCCGGCTCGGCCGGGGCGGGCGCCTCCTACGCGCTCTACGCCGTCTGCGGCAAGCTGCTGCTCGAGCGCGGCTTCAGCCCGGTGGCCGCGATGGGCGCGCAGTTCGGCACGGCCGCGCTGCTCGCCCTCCCGGTGCTGCTGGTGGGCGGTCCCGCGAGTCTCGCGGGGTCCGTCCCGGCCGTGCTCTGGCTCGGAGTCGTGACGGTCGCGGTCGCCTACACCTTCTTCGCGCGGGGCCTGCGCCTCCTGCCGGCCGCCACGGTCTCGACGCTGACCCTCGTCGAGCCGGCGACGGCGACGCTCCTCGGCGTGGCCCTGCTCGGCGAGCGTCTGACGGCCGAGGCGGTCGTCGGCGTCGCGGTGCTCATGCTCGCCGTGCTGCTCCTGGCGCTGCCCGCGCGCCGGGGGAGGGGCGTCGCGCGCCGGGCATCGGCCTCGAGTCCCGCGCCTGAGGCGCCGTCGAGCCTCGCGGAGTAG
- a CDS encoding ferritin-like domain-containing protein, translated as MGIAEPFDVESYRRSAHGSLHDHFSIREFEEAPLDREAIVASAYLRALEHAAVVRVLPLARAHPDPRVRTFATTWAAERHRIADALGEVLAASPRIRGVDTTPAEPRPRPRLLRDRSARLLAGPIALALAVDAQIALHAYRRLARLSLHPEMERLAETIAAILERHADFFGELAGDTIGRPLRRRVVAAAVLAAVRLPVGEAALPEELAREGRELVFGRDDGGLDGIDAGVVALYALPCTAARRLLRPHRTLPLRAAVQAGRIGADVVAGVRELRLLIAD; from the coding sequence ATGGGCATCGCGGAACCGTTCGACGTGGAGAGCTACCGTCGCAGCGCGCACGGCAGCCTCCACGACCACTTCTCGATCCGCGAGTTCGAGGAGGCGCCGCTGGATCGCGAGGCGATCGTCGCGTCCGCCTACCTCCGCGCTCTCGAGCACGCTGCCGTCGTGCGGGTGCTGCCGCTCGCTCGGGCGCACCCCGACCCCCGGGTGCGGACGTTCGCGACGACCTGGGCCGCCGAGCGGCACCGCATCGCCGACGCGCTCGGCGAGGTGCTGGCCGCCTCGCCGCGGATCCGCGGCGTCGACACGACCCCGGCCGAGCCCCGCCCCCGGCCCCGGCTGCTGCGAGACCGGTCCGCGCGGCTGCTCGCGGGGCCGATCGCCCTCGCGCTGGCGGTCGACGCGCAGATCGCGCTGCACGCCTACCGCCGGCTGGCGCGGCTGTCGCTGCACCCCGAGATGGAGCGGCTCGCCGAGACGATCGCGGCGATCCTGGAGCGCCACGCCGACTTCTTCGGCGAGCTCGCCGGGGACACGATCGGTCGGCCGCTGCGGCGCCGGGTCGTCGCGGCCGCCGTGCTCGCCGCGGTGCGGCTGCCGGTGGGCGAGGCGGCGCTGCCCGAGGAGCTGGCCCGCGAGGGACGCGAGCTGGTCTTCGGCCGCGACGACGGCGGGCTCGACGGGATCGACGCGGGTGTCGTCGCCCTCTATGCGCTGCCCTGCACGGCGGCGCGACGGCTGCTGCGGCCGCACCGGACGCTGCCGCTGCGCGCGGCGGTGCAGGCGGGTCGGATCGGTGCCGACGTGGTCGCGGGGGTGCGGGAGCTGCGGCTGCTGATCGCGGACTGA
- a CDS encoding LacI family DNA-binding transcriptional regulator: protein MAEPTLVDVARIAGVSRATAARVLAGRTNVDAGMTAAVERAAKQLGYEANGAARMLRGGRAGSIALIVAFEDLDRLPGTILTAVLKGAAASLHAQGVQPVLLPADYDDRGRVARLLRTRAVDGAIVILQNEMTQVTQELADSPAPIAWVGRPRVALADDALVIDADNYGGGRLAARVLAESGRRRLGIISGPHDMKPARERLRGWRDELEHLGIDYTPLAHGAFTVESGVTAMVRLLQRYPDLDGVFASSDLMAHGAIHVLRAAGRRVPTDVSVVGFDDVVIATTTDPPITTIRQPLAEMGRIAAETVVAVLQGREVDRQPILPVSLVQRESA, encoded by the coding sequence ATGGCTGAACCGACACTGGTGGACGTCGCGCGCATCGCGGGGGTGTCGCGCGCGACCGCCGCTCGAGTGCTCGCGGGCAGGACCAACGTCGACGCCGGCATGACCGCCGCCGTGGAGCGTGCCGCGAAGCAGCTCGGCTACGAGGCGAACGGCGCCGCGCGCATGCTTCGCGGGGGACGCGCGGGCTCGATCGCGCTGATCGTCGCTTTCGAGGATCTCGACCGCCTGCCCGGGACGATCCTCACGGCGGTCCTGAAGGGCGCCGCGGCGAGCCTGCACGCGCAGGGAGTCCAGCCGGTCCTGCTGCCCGCGGACTACGACGACAGGGGCCGCGTCGCCCGGCTCCTCCGCACGCGCGCGGTCGACGGGGCCATCGTGATCCTGCAGAACGAGATGACGCAGGTGACGCAGGAGCTGGCGGACTCTCCCGCGCCGATCGCCTGGGTGGGCCGACCGCGTGTCGCCCTCGCGGACGACGCGCTCGTGATCGACGCGGACAACTACGGGGGCGGACGGCTCGCCGCGCGAGTGCTGGCCGAGTCCGGCCGTCGCCGGCTCGGCATCATCTCCGGCCCCCACGACATGAAGCCCGCTCGTGAGCGGCTGCGCGGCTGGCGCGACGAACTGGAGCACCTGGGCATCGACTACACGCCCCTCGCGCACGGTGCGTTCACGGTCGAGAGCGGTGTGACCGCGATGGTGCGCCTCCTGCAGCGCTATCCCGACCTCGACGGCGTCTTCGCCTCCTCCGACCTGATGGCGCACGGCGCGATCCACGTCCTCCGGGCAGCCGGACGACGCGTGCCGACGGACGTCTCGGTCGTGGGCTTCGACGACGTCGTCATCGCGACCACCACGGACCCCCCGATCACGACCATCCGCCAGCCCCTCGCGGAGATGGGCCGCATCGCTGCCGAGACCGTCGTCGCCGTCCTGCAGGGACGCGAGGTCGACCGGCAGCCGATCCTGCCCGTCAGCCTCGTCCAGCGGGAATCGGCGTAG